The following proteins are encoded in a genomic region of Coleofasciculus chthonoplastes PCC 7420:
- a CDS encoding trypsin-like serine protease, translating to MSILNKSSITGAGLALTILGTGGTAHAIVVYDESVNALVEPFDFTGVAFLETGSSFCSGSLLTGGLHILTAAHCFMNQNGQFDLNVVGQTRAIFNLSNESLFTNQPIFEAIAVSDFFIFPGFDLRFSIEGDLAILKLSKPASSRIDQYDIYRKTDEIAQNFTIVGYGDTGIGSEGFDPELFDGRKRFGQNQFDAFIDVFQGASQLPEEYFPKNTTSQLLFDFDNGNPENDAFGVHFGIHDLGLGNQEVSPGPGDSGGPSFLLDDEGNKLIAGITSFGFSDVWDTDEDRIIDIPLFPDNPITDVVIEGVANASFGEFAGVTRVSTYASFIDDVVAGKVRPTASVPEPSSILGTFILGTWGASTLLRRKNKQ from the coding sequence ATGTCAATTTTGAATAAGTCTTCAATAACTGGAGCTGGACTCGCCTTAACTATTCTGGGAACCGGAGGAACAGCCCACGCGATCGTTGTTTATGATGAGTCAGTCAATGCTTTAGTTGAACCTTTCGATTTTACGGGTGTCGCATTTCTGGAAACAGGCTCAAGCTTTTGTAGTGGTTCTCTACTGACTGGAGGCTTACATATTCTGACAGCAGCCCACTGCTTCATGAACCAAAATGGACAATTTGACTTAAATGTCGTGGGTCAAACAAGGGCAATTTTTAATCTATCCAATGAAAGTCTGTTCACGAATCAGCCAATTTTTGAGGCAATAGCAGTTAGTGATTTTTTTATATTTCCAGGCTTTGATCTTCGTTTTTCCATTGAAGGCGATTTGGCTATATTGAAGTTATCTAAACCAGCTTCAAGCCGTATTGATCAATATGACATTTATCGAAAAACTGATGAAATTGCTCAAAATTTTACAATTGTAGGATATGGTGACACGGGGATTGGTTCTGAAGGATTTGATCCAGAGTTGTTTGATGGCAGGAAACGCTTTGGTCAGAATCAATTTGATGCCTTTATCGATGTTTTTCAAGGTGCTTCTCAGCTACCTGAAGAGTACTTTCCTAAAAATACTACAAGCCAGTTGTTGTTTGATTTTGATAACGGCAATCCGGAAAATGATGCCTTTGGTGTCCACTTTGGTATCCATGACTTAGGGTTAGGCAATCAGGAAGTTAGTCCAGGACCGGGTGATTCCGGGGGACCCTCATTCCTCCTCGACGACGAGGGGAACAAGTTGATTGCTGGAATCACCTCTTTTGGTTTTTCTGACGTTTGGGATACTGATGAAGATCGCATTATTGACATTCCCCTGTTCCCAGACAATCCAATTACAGATGTTGTCATTGAAGGAGTCGCTAATGCTAGTTTCGGTGAATTTGCTGGTGTGACGCGAGTCTCTACTTATGCTAGTTTCATCGATGATGTGGTGGCGGGTAAGGTTCGCCCCACAGCTTCGGTGCCAGAACCCTCTTCTATTTTGGGAACTTTTATTTTGGGTACTTGGGGAGCAAGTACTCTGCTGAGACGAAAGAATAAGCAATAA
- a CDS encoding DUF4231 domain-containing protein translates to MAKKNSYSQYLRQHLSNLIEQTDLPPLKKDFMKARWLDQVLWLEGRATKERDRHNSLRLLTIIGGVIVPAMVGFKSPNLRSRKLSDGQRLG, encoded by the coding sequence GTGGCAAAAAAGAACTCTTACAGTCAATATCTTAGGCAACACCTGAGTAACTTAATCGAGCAGACGGACTTGCCCCCCTTGAAAAAGGACTTTATGAAAGCCCGATGGTTGGATCAAGTGCTGTGGCTGGAAGGACGGGCAACCAAGGAACGCGATCGCCATAACTCTTTGAGGTTACTAACGATTATCGGCGGTGTTATTGTTCCCGCCATGGTGGGATTCAAAAGCCCGAATCTAAGATCCAGGAAATTGTCGGATGGTCAGCGTTTGGGTTGA
- a CDS encoding WD40 domain-containing protein translates to MNFEDGLFIADEAVFVTTGRRLSPVEIAILQYSWQRKNYEEIAAAARYSTSYLKRDVGPKLWKMLSEALNEKVSKTNVRSVLERQWRQQSQGLQPDVETSHATSLYGTSGSKESQENLVPNHTDWEEAADVGIFYGRRQERATLVQSVVTDRCRLIGILGIGGIGKTTLTAKVAQQVQHEFDYVIWRSLRNAPPRETLLGDLVSFISNQQDTKPELARLLHYLRTSRCLLILDNMEAILEAAQAGQFRPGYEDYENLLRAIGETAHQSCVIFTSREKPAIITASEGDQLPVRSVRLSGSPDIAIALLQDKGLVGQPTYQQQLCDRYDNNPLAIKIVATSIKALFDGEIEAFLAEDTVVFNSVRRLLEQQFDRLPSLEKSIMYWLAINREGTTIAELQDDIVPGVSRSNLMEALESLWGRSLIEKATRLPQEKLSFRYTQQPVVMEYVTERFIEGCYDEISTEHPKVLISHAMVKVTAKDYVRASQIRLILDPLVQRLNQTFQSPKTLEAKLAGISTQLREHFSALAGYGGGNLINLLHQLHINLANYNFSDLTIWQADLRRRNLYNVNFQNADLSKSVFSETLSGVLVVAFSPDGKQVATGDVDGNVRLWQVADGKQLLTLKGHQGWVWGVSFSPDGQTLASCSDDQTVRLWDVREGQCLKAFHGHANGVWTVAFSPDGQTLASSGLDPTVRLWDVGKGQCIKALEGQTSRIWSVAWSRDGRTIASSGLDPAIRLWDVGNGQCIKAFHGHTDEVRAVVWSPDGRTIASGSDDKTVRLWDVGNGRCLHVFQGHTEWIRSVAWSRDGHLLASSGFEPIVRLWDIRNRRCLKILQGHTERIWSVAWSPDNRTIASASHDQTLRLWDVRDGQCLKALHGYTSGIWSVAVSPNGEFLASGSDDFLARLWDSRSGECLKVLSGHTNGIRGVTWSPDGRKIATGSLDACVRLWDVESGHCLLALPGHTGSIWTLVWSPDGHTLASGSHDLSVRLWDAQTGVCRSVLQGHTSWVWTVAWSPDSRTLATGSFDFSIRLWDLNSGQSWKLLQGHTGWVCSVAWSPDSCTLASGSHDQTIRLWDVSTGECLKTWHSDAGGVWVVAWSPNGRILASGNHDFSVRLWDTQTCEAITVLSGHTSWVYSVTWSPDGRILISSSQDETIKIWDINTGECLKTLRANRLYEGMNITGTRGLTDAQKATLKALGAVER, encoded by the coding sequence ATGAACTTTGAAGATGGACTTTTCATTGCCGATGAAGCGGTCTTTGTGACAACAGGACGACGGCTTTCCCCCGTAGAAATCGCTATCCTGCAATACTCCTGGCAGAGAAAAAACTATGAAGAAATCGCCGCAGCCGCCCGTTATTCTACCAGCTACTTAAAGCGAGACGTGGGTCCGAAGTTATGGAAAATGCTGAGTGAAGCCTTGAATGAAAAGGTCAGTAAAACCAATGTTCGCTCCGTTCTAGAACGCCAGTGGCGACAGCAAAGCCAAGGTTTACAACCCGATGTAGAGACGTCCCATGCAACGTCTCTCTATGGCACGTCTGGGAGCAAGGAATCTCAAGAAAATTTAGTCCCTAATCATACTGACTGGGAAGAAGCGGCTGATGTCGGTATATTTTATGGACGCCGCCAAGAACGGGCAACGTTAGTGCAATCCGTTGTCACTGATCGGTGTCGTCTCATTGGGATATTAGGCATCGGCGGAATCGGCAAAACCACACTCACCGCCAAGGTGGCTCAACAGGTGCAGCATGAGTTTGACTATGTGATTTGGCGAAGTCTACGCAACGCCCCACCCCGAGAAACCCTGCTGGGTGACTTAGTGTCCTTTATCTCGAACCAACAGGACACAAAACCAGAATTGGCACGCCTGCTTCATTACCTGCGGACTTCCCGTTGTCTGCTCATTTTAGATAATATGGAAGCCATTTTAGAAGCCGCTCAAGCAGGACAATTTCGCCCCGGTTATGAGGACTATGAGAACCTGCTCAGAGCCATTGGCGAAACCGCCCATCAAAGTTGTGTCATCTTCACCAGTCGAGAAAAACCAGCCATTATTACCGCCAGTGAAGGTGATCAACTCCCTGTGCGCTCCGTGCGCTTGAGTGGCTCTCCTGATATCGCGATCGCATTGCTGCAAGATAAGGGATTAGTGGGACAACCCACCTATCAACAACAGTTGTGCGATCGCTACGACAATAACCCCCTTGCTATCAAAATTGTTGCCACCTCGATTAAAGCCCTATTTGACGGCGAAATTGAAGCCTTTTTAGCCGAAGATACCGTTGTTTTCAATAGCGTTCGCCGCTTGCTAGAGCAACAGTTTGATCGCCTTCCTTCCCTAGAAAAAAGTATCATGTACTGGTTAGCGATTAATCGAGAAGGGACAACCATCGCCGAACTCCAAGATGACATCGTACCTGGAGTATCTCGGTCAAATTTAATGGAAGCCTTAGAAAGTCTGTGGGGGCGATCGCTAATTGAAAAAGCGACGCGCCTACCCCAAGAAAAGTTGTCGTTCCGTTACACCCAACAACCTGTTGTTATGGAGTACGTGACCGAGCGATTCATTGAGGGCTGTTATGACGAAATTTCCACAGAACACCCTAAAGTATTAATCAGTCACGCTATGGTCAAAGTGACCGCCAAAGATTATGTCAGAGCCAGTCAAATCCGTCTGATTCTAGACCCCCTTGTCCAAAGGCTTAACCAAACCTTTCAATCACCTAAAACCTTAGAAGCTAAACTCGCTGGTATTTCAACCCAACTCCGAGAACATTTTTCGGCATTAGCGGGCTATGGTGGCGGAAATTTGATTAACCTCTTACATCAACTCCACATTAATTTAGCGAACTATAATTTTTCTGATCTAACGATTTGGCAAGCTGACCTACGTCGCCGGAATTTGTATAATGTTAACTTCCAAAATGCCGATTTAAGTAAATCGGTTTTCTCAGAAACCTTAAGTGGCGTACTGGTAGTAGCATTTAGTCCCGATGGAAAACAGGTAGCGACAGGAGATGTAGATGGGAACGTGCGTTTGTGGCAAGTGGCAGATGGCAAACAACTGTTGACGTTGAAAGGGCATCAGGGTTGGGTCTGGGGAGTCAGCTTCAGTCCCGATGGTCAAACCCTAGCAAGTTGTAGTGATGACCAAACCGTGCGCTTATGGGATGTGCGTGAGGGTCAATGTCTCAAGGCGTTTCACGGTCATGCCAATGGAGTTTGGACGGTTGCCTTCAGTCCCGATGGTCAAACCTTAGCCAGTAGTGGTCTTGACCCCACAGTACGCTTGTGGGATGTGGGTAAGGGTCAGTGTATCAAGGCGCTAGAGGGTCAAACCAGTAGGATCTGGTCAGTGGCGTGGAGTCGGGATGGTCGTACTATTGCCAGTAGTGGTCTTGACCCAGCGATTCGCTTATGGGATGTGGGTAATGGTCAGTGTATTAAAGCCTTTCACGGTCACACTGATGAGGTACGAGCTGTAGTTTGGAGTCCCGATGGTCGTACTATCGCCAGTGGCAGTGATGACAAAACCGTGCGCTTATGGGATGTGGGTAATGGTCGCTGTCTCCATGTTTTCCAAGGTCACACCGAGTGGATTCGCTCAGTCGCCTGGAGTCGGGATGGTCATCTCCTCGCCAGTAGCGGTTTTGAGCCAATTGTGCGCTTGTGGGATATTCGTAATCGTCGCTGCCTTAAGATTCTACAGGGTCACACCGAACGAATCTGGTCAGTTGCCTGGAGTCCCGATAATCGCACGATTGCCAGCGCCAGTCATGACCAAACCCTTCGCTTGTGGGATGTCCGTGATGGTCAATGCCTAAAAGCGTTGCATGGTTACACCAGTGGAATCTGGTCGGTTGCTGTCAGTCCTAATGGCGAGTTCTTGGCGAGTGGTAGTGACGACTTTTTGGCGCGGTTGTGGGATAGCCGTAGCGGTGAATGCCTCAAGGTTTTGTCCGGTCACACTAATGGAATACGGGGCGTCACTTGGAGTCCGGATGGTCGTAAGATTGCTACGGGTAGTCTTGACGCCTGCGTGCGCTTGTGGGACGTGGAGAGTGGTCACTGTCTCCTGGCGTTACCCGGTCATACGGGTAGCATTTGGACATTAGTTTGGAGTCCCGATGGTCATACCCTTGCTAGTGGCAGTCATGACTTATCGGTGCGGTTATGGGATGCCCAAACCGGGGTTTGCCGTTCAGTTTTGCAGGGTCACACCAGTTGGGTTTGGACGGTGGCATGGAGTCCAGATAGTCGAACCCTGGCTACGGGTAGTTTTGATTTCTCGATTCGGTTGTGGGATTTGAATAGCGGTCAATCATGGAAACTATTGCAGGGTCATACCGGTTGGGTCTGTTCTGTAGCGTGGAGTCCGGATAGTTGTACTCTTGCCAGTGGCAGTCATGACCAAACGATTCGCTTGTGGGATGTGAGTACGGGTGAATGTCTGAAAACCTGGCACAGCGATGCGGGTGGGGTATGGGTTGTCGCTTGGAGTCCAAATGGTCGGATTCTGGCAAGTGGTAATCATGACTTCTCGGTTCGCTTATGGGATACTCAAACCTGTGAAGCCATAACAGTGTTATCGGGTCACACGAGTTGGGTTTATTCTGTGACGTGGAGTCCAGATGGTCGTATTTTGATTAGTAGTAGTCAAGATGAAACGATTAAAATCTGGGATATTAATACTGGTGAGTGCCTCAAAACCCTACGAGCGAATCGGCTTTACGAGGGGATGAACATTACGGGGACTCGAGGGTTAACGGATGCACAAAAAGCCACCCTTAAGGCGTTAGGGGCTGTTGAACGGTAA
- a CDS encoding TRAFs-binding domain-containing protein: MIEQDLKGDRSLVLETAWQRYAQLKTQAAITYRQYLSLRGGSILLSAIATFLAVVIASTDRQLIAAPPGRILIIGLVLVPIINVIVLAISRNLQQGQYWQILNAGAEEIRKTIYLYRTLLPGQENRHQWLNERVTAIQRQVFDSIGSDLVMQPYTGHLPPDERGEYQNHDPGFTDLLPSDYLHYRLEAQRQHYTQELAQLNTTRTRLQIAMFSVAGLSALLPVLGVSVGVWVAFTLFLATVFSLWLELGRIDDRVNANNQLILALNMIRDRWQSLTAKERTGEEFFQLVLATENTLWNYYSQPISERRQIATPLLEPSDDLLTEAIKEPVVEHQEESNNVETLAVTAQTPKEAVTLEVVKKVEEPAQEPPKKGLPHAFVVMPFGRKKGPDGLWIDFNSIYRNLIKPALEEAGFESFRADEEMVSGDILTDMFQELLLADLVLADLSIDNANVFYELGIRHALRKRGLIHIQCGRSYMPYDIFNVRTLPYHCDDSGCPDPEYLHKDKQAIVKMARATWESDKNRIHSPIFSILTGLDEPDRKSLQTPLATGYWQEYKEWQERVVLAQRQKRIGDVLLLTEEVSNPLIKEEALAEAGKALKNLGNHALALKEYRQGLKINSKNSEFRKEEAFHLSRLKQFDEGIVKLESLLQDEPKNIDALCYLARIYKEMWRNEWKDITDEPERLSAAYDAAHLLKKAVDTYLKAYRLDHNHYYAGINALTLLVLLDHLVQHCDLDSDAEGEALRQQLPNLKGAVQFCLESAVKTNENDAWAYVSLGDLAVLAADVPKQVTRAYKKALTLLWNNKFALEATLDQLELLAALAFRPEYVQAGQVVIQGELDRLNNQTAITADESEPEPTQVILFSGHMIDSPTREQPRFPAAMENEARQKIEETLDKLNPSTNCLAIAPGAACGGDILFIEACLKRNMKVEVFLPFAPAQFILESVSFAGDNWVSRFYTIQNHPNVSFSLQPERLGDVPIGDNAFERNNRWALYSTLMYGIDRVRLIVLWNGKGGDAPGGTGDMVHQVRHLGGVVEHIDTTKFDYWNTRTKVLAS, translated from the coding sequence ATGATAGAACAGGATCTCAAAGGCGATCGCTCCTTAGTTTTAGAAACAGCATGGCAGCGATATGCCCAGCTTAAAACCCAAGCTGCAATCACTTATAGACAATATTTGAGTCTTCGGGGTGGCTCAATTTTGCTCAGTGCGATCGCCACATTCCTCGCGGTGGTTATCGCCAGTACAGATAGGCAACTCATCGCCGCCCCACCGGGACGAATCTTAATCATTGGTTTAGTTTTAGTTCCGATTATCAATGTGATCGTTTTGGCGATTAGTCGCAACCTGCAACAAGGACAGTATTGGCAAATTCTCAATGCTGGTGCTGAAGAAATTCGCAAAACGATCTATCTGTATCGGACATTGCTACCCGGACAAGAGAATCGTCATCAATGGTTGAATGAACGAGTTACAGCGATTCAACGCCAGGTCTTTGATAGTATTGGCAGTGATTTAGTAATGCAACCCTATACGGGTCATCTTCCCCCGGATGAGAGGGGCGAATACCAAAATCATGATCCGGGTTTTACGGATTTACTGCCCTCAGATTACTTGCACTATCGCCTAGAAGCGCAACGGCAACACTATACCCAAGAACTCGCCCAACTCAACACCACTCGCACTCGCTTACAAATTGCCATGTTTAGCGTGGCTGGATTGAGTGCATTATTACCCGTTTTAGGCGTGAGTGTCGGCGTCTGGGTGGCGTTTACCCTCTTCTTGGCAACCGTATTTAGCCTGTGGTTAGAATTAGGACGCATCGACGATCGCGTGAATGCGAATAACCAGCTCATTTTAGCCCTCAACATGATTCGCGATCGCTGGCAAAGTTTAACCGCCAAAGAGCGGACGGGTGAGGAATTTTTTCAGCTCGTGCTAGCGACAGAAAATACACTCTGGAATTACTATAGTCAACCGATTTCCGAACGGCGTCAAATTGCCACCCCCTTGCTGGAGCCGAGTGATGATTTACTCACAGAAGCGATCAAAGAACCCGTTGTCGAACACCAAGAAGAATCAAACAACGTTGAAACCCTAGCCGTTACCGCCCAAACCCCCAAAGAAGCGGTCACATTGGAGGTGGTTAAAAAAGTTGAAGAACCTGCTCAGGAACCGCCGAAAAAGGGATTACCTCATGCCTTTGTGGTAATGCCCTTTGGACGAAAAAAAGGACCGGATGGGCTTTGGATTGACTTTAACAGCATTTATCGGAACTTAATTAAGCCAGCCTTAGAAGAGGCAGGATTTGAGTCATTTCGTGCCGATGAAGAAATGGTTAGTGGCGATATTTTGACTGATATGTTTCAGGAGCTATTGCTCGCTGACCTGGTTCTGGCAGATTTAAGTATTGATAATGCTAACGTGTTTTACGAGTTAGGCATTCGCCACGCCCTGCGTAAGCGCGGCTTGATTCACATCCAATGTGGTCGGTCTTACATGCCTTACGATATTTTCAATGTCCGGACTCTGCCTTATCACTGTGATGATAGCGGTTGTCCTGACCCAGAGTATTTACACAAAGACAAGCAGGCGATCGTGAAAATGGCGCGTGCCACCTGGGAGTCGGACAAAAACCGCATTCATAGCCCAATTTTCAGTATTTTAACCGGACTGGATGAACCCGATCGCAAGTCATTGCAAACACCCCTGGCAACCGGATACTGGCAGGAATACAAAGAATGGCAAGAGCGTGTGGTGCTTGCCCAGCGACAAAAGCGGATTGGGGATGTCTTATTATTAACCGAAGAGGTGAGTAATCCCCTAATTAAAGAAGAAGCCCTAGCTGAAGCGGGGAAAGCCCTAAAAAATCTGGGAAATCATGCCCTAGCGCTCAAAGAATATCGCCAAGGCTTGAAAATCAATTCCAAAAATTCTGAGTTTCGCAAAGAAGAAGCATTTCATCTCAGCCGCTTAAAGCAATTTGATGAAGGGATTGTCAAATTAGAGTCATTGCTCCAAGATGAACCCAAAAATATAGATGCGCTCTGTTACTTAGCTCGCATTTACAAAGAAATGTGGCGCAATGAATGGAAAGACATCACCGATGAGCCGGAGCGGTTAAGTGCTGCCTATGATGCCGCGCACTTACTCAAAAAAGCCGTTGATACCTATCTCAAAGCCTATCGGCTGGATCACAATCACTATTATGCTGGGATTAATGCCCTAACCTTATTAGTCCTTCTCGATCATTTAGTCCAGCATTGTGATCTCGATAGCGATGCCGAAGGAGAAGCCCTGCGGCAACAGTTACCCAATCTCAAAGGAGCGGTTCAATTCTGCCTGGAAAGTGCAGTGAAGACCAATGAAAATGATGCCTGGGCGTATGTTTCCTTAGGAGATTTAGCGGTATTGGCAGCCGACGTTCCTAAACAAGTCACGCGAGCGTATAAAAAGGCGTTAACGCTACTCTGGAACAATAAATTTGCCCTAGAAGCCACCCTGGATCAACTGGAACTTTTGGCGGCGCTTGCTTTCCGCCCGGAGTATGTACAAGCAGGACAAGTGGTGATCCAAGGGGAACTCGACCGACTGAACAATCAAACGGCAATAACGGCGGATGAGAGCGAACCAGAACCCACACAAGTGATCCTCTTTTCCGGTCACATGATTGATAGTCCGACACGGGAGCAACCGCGTTTTCCCGCTGCCATGGAAAATGAGGCGCGGCAAAAAATTGAGGAGACTCTGGATAAGTTAAATCCCAGTACCAATTGCTTGGCAATTGCTCCCGGTGCGGCTTGTGGCGGTGATATTTTGTTTATCGAAGCCTGCTTAAAGCGGAACATGAAGGTGGAGGTATTTCTGCCCTTTGCCCCAGCTCAGTTTATTCTCGAATCTGTTAGTTTTGCTGGGGATAACTGGGTATCCCGTTTCTATACAATTCAGAATCACCCTAATGTGTCATTTAGTCTGCAACCGGAACGATTGGGAGACGTGCCGATAGGGGATAATGCCTTCGAGCGCAATAATCGCTGGGCGTTGTATTCTACCCTCATGTATGGCATTGATCGCGTGCGACTGATTGTTCTGTGGAACGGTAAAGGCGGTGACGCGCCCGGAGGTACAGGTGACATGGTTCACCAGGTACGCCACTTAGGAGGCGTGGTTGAGCATATTGATACCACCAAATTTGACTACTGGAACACGAGGACGAAGGTATTAGCCAGTTAA
- a CDS encoding DUF4231 domain-containing protein produces the protein MSQAVAVSAAVEEFFAHGEKYKQFRNTAENMKIEGWQFLQMAGPYSQFESHDDAYATFAYHVEQLIQKDVQGFVTQFEEKGQSQEKTAATVAQNAELALSNINEQMEYQEQLRRLEAEKRRLREEKERLEHERLAPLEPAENNGEEVQTTPVTLEDLPTLGAAAMVWFEEDEPEEPKKQASMNGQGNSEPAKPAVPQLITPEQAAKIMDCPLSDSQKYLPGVLEALQDYDILDKQVLIGLLATVRVETNGFKPINEFGGPKYFTKHYEGRRDLGNVKPGDGAKYHGRGYIQITGRANYRTYGQKLGVDLENNPELALDPEISAKILACYFKDRGVATAAKVGDWRKVRKLVNGGYNGWDVFSKYVEKGKAVIG, from the coding sequence TTGAGTCAAGCGGTAGCCGTTTCCGCCGCCGTGGAAGAATTTTTCGCCCATGGGGAAAAATATAAGCAATTCCGCAATACAGCCGAAAATATGAAAATTGAGGGCTGGCAGTTCCTGCAAATGGCTGGACCCTACAGTCAGTTTGAATCCCATGACGATGCTTATGCCACCTTTGCCTATCACGTTGAGCAGCTAATTCAGAAAGACGTGCAGGGTTTCGTCACTCAGTTTGAAGAAAAAGGACAGAGCCAAGAAAAGACAGCCGCAACCGTGGCTCAAAATGCCGAGTTAGCTCTGAGCAATATCAATGAGCAAATGGAGTATCAGGAGCAATTGCGGCGACTTGAAGCGGAGAAACGCCGCTTGCGAGAAGAGAAAGAGCGTTTGGAACATGAGCGTTTAGCGCCGCTGGAACCTGCGGAAAACAATGGGGAAGAGGTCCAGACTACCCCGGTTACTCTCGAAGACTTGCCCACCCTAGGTGCCGCCGCAATGGTTTGGTTTGAAGAAGACGAACCGGAAGAACCCAAAAAACAAGCATCGATGAATGGTCAAGGAAATAGTGAGCCAGCCAAACCCGCCGTACCCCAACTGATTACACCCGAACAAGCGGCAAAAATAATGGATTGTCCCCTAAGTGATAGCCAGAAATATTTACCTGGGGTATTAGAGGCGCTTCAGGACTACGATATTTTGGATAAGCAGGTGCTAATTGGTTTACTGGCAACGGTGCGAGTGGAAACCAACGGGTTTAAGCCCATTAATGAGTTTGGTGGACCAAAATATTTTACCAAACATTATGAAGGACGCCGTGATTTAGGGAATGTGAAGCCAGGGGATGGGGCGAAGTATCACGGTAGAGGCTACATTCAGATTACAGGGAGAGCCAATTATCGCACGTATGGGCAAAAATTGGGGGTGGATTTGGAGAATAATCCTGAATTAGCTCTAGACCCGGAAATTTCTGCTAAGATACTAGCTTGTTACTTCAAAGATAGAGGGGTCGCCACTGCCGCAAAAGTTGGAGATTGGCGTAAAGTCAGAAAATTGGTGAATGGCGGCTATAACGGTTGGGATGTTTTTTCTAAGTATGTTGAGAAAGGTAAGGCGGTAATTGGTTAA